One Salipiger sp. CCB-MM3 genomic window carries:
- the ectB gene encoding diaminobutyrate--2-oxoglutarate transaminase yields MPKDTSNGPTIYARRESEARSYCRSFPVSFTSAKGSELTDANGKTYIDFLAGCSSLNYGHNDADMKAALVEHIMSDGIAHGLDMHTETKEAFLETFERLILEPRGMDHKVMMVGPTGTNAVEAAMKLARKVTGRTNIVAFTNGFHGMTVGALAATGNKGKRNGGGMPLQGVTHLPYEGAFGPDVDTLKQIEMMLENPSSGLDAPAAFLVEPVQGEGGLNAASAEWLRGIARLAKKHGALLIADDIQAGIGRTGTFFSFEEMGIEPDLIPMAKSLSGFGLPFAALLMKPELDVWKPAEHNGTFRGNTHAFVTARVALEKFWADGKFQAELATKAKLIEDELNTIADMIPGAYLKGRGLMRGVDVGSGDLAGDICAEAFKRGLIIETSGADDEVVKVLAPLTTSEETFRKGFEILRDSTAACLNNHKIAAE; encoded by the coding sequence ATGCCGAAAGACACGTCTAACGGCCCGACTATTTACGCTCGCCGCGAATCCGAGGCACGTTCCTACTGCCGCTCCTTCCCGGTGAGCTTCACCTCTGCCAAGGGCTCGGAACTGACCGACGCCAACGGCAAGACCTACATCGACTTTCTGGCTGGCTGTTCCTCGCTGAACTACGGCCACAATGACGCCGACATGAAGGCGGCTCTGGTCGAGCACATCATGAGCGATGGCATTGCCCATGGCCTTGATATGCACACCGAGACCAAGGAAGCCTTCCTTGAGACCTTCGAGCGCCTGATCCTCGAGCCGCGTGGCATGGACCACAAGGTGATGATGGTCGGCCCGACCGGCACCAACGCCGTCGAGGCGGCGATGAAGCTCGCCCGCAAGGTCACCGGCCGCACCAACATCGTGGCCTTCACCAACGGCTTCCACGGCATGACCGTGGGCGCGCTGGCGGCGACCGGCAACAAGGGCAAGCGCAACGGTGGCGGCATGCCGCTGCAGGGCGTGACCCATCTGCCCTATGAGGGCGCCTTCGGCCCCGATGTCGATACGCTGAAGCAGATCGAGATGATGCTCGAGAACCCCTCGTCGGGTCTCGACGCCCCCGCCGCCTTCCTCGTGGAGCCGGTGCAGGGTGAGGGTGGCCTCAACGCCGCCTCCGCCGAATGGCTGCGCGGCATCGCCCGCCTTGCCAAAAAGCACGGCGCGCTGCTCATCGCAGACGACATTCAGGCGGGCATCGGCCGCACCGGCACATTCTTCTCCTTCGAGGAGATGGGCATCGAGCCGGACCTCATTCCGATGGCGAAATCGCTCTCGGGCTTCGGTCTGCCCTTTGCCGCGCTGCTGATGAAGCCGGAGCTGGACGTCTGGAAACCGGCCGAGCACAACGGCACGTTCCGGGGCAACACCCATGCCTTCGTGACCGCCCGCGTGGCGCTCGAGAAGTTCTGGGCCGATGGCAAGTTCCAAGCGGAACTGGCGACCAAGGCCAAGCTGATCGAAGACGAGCTGAACACCATCGCCGACATGATCCCCGGCGCGTACCTCAAGGGTCGCGGTCTGATGCGGGGCGTCGACGTCGGCTCGGGCGACCTGGCCGGTGACATCTGCGCCGAAGCCTTCAAGCGCGGTCTCATCATCGAGACCTCGGGCGCCGACGACGAAGTCGTCAAAGTGCTCGCGCCGCTGACCACCTCGGAAGAGACCTTCCGCAAGGGCTTCGAGATCCTACGCGACAGCACCGCCGCCTGCCTGAACAACCACAAGATTGCCGCGGAGTAA
- the ectA gene encoding diaminobutyrate acetyltransferase: MPKDMTQPETRTPVLRKPEATDGAAIWDLVRACKPLDENSMYCNLVQAEHFRDTCVLAELDGEPVGWISGHMIPNQDAFFVWQVAVSPKARGLGLGRKMLTHLIEREECADATELKTTITRDNDASWGLFRSFARSIGGELSDEPHYTRDEHFDGMHATEHMVTIELPEEEEALRAAA, translated from the coding sequence ATGCCGAAAGACATGACACAGCCTGAAACGCGCACTCCCGTGCTGCGTAAGCCCGAAGCAACGGACGGGGCTGCGATCTGGGATCTCGTGCGCGCGTGCAAGCCGCTGGACGAGAATTCGATGTACTGCAATCTCGTTCAGGCAGAGCACTTCCGCGATACCTGCGTGCTGGCCGAACTCGACGGCGAGCCGGTGGGTTGGATTTCGGGTCACATGATCCCGAACCAAGACGCCTTCTTCGTCTGGCAGGTCGCCGTGAGCCCCAAGGCCCGCGGTCTCGGCCTTGGCCGCAAGATGCTGACGCATCTGATCGAGCGTGAGGAATGCGCGGACGCAACTGAACTGAAGACGACGATCACCCGCGACAATGATGCGTCGTGGGGGCTGTTCCGCAGCTTCGCCCGCTCTATCGGCGGCGAGCTTTCGGACGAGCCGCACTACACGCGCGACGAGCACTTCGACGGCATGCACGCGACCGAACACATGGTCACGATCGAACTGCCGGAAGAGGAAGAGGCGCTGCGCGCCGCGGCCTGA
- a CDS encoding MarR family winged helix-turn-helix transcriptional regulator has product MSDPVPDRTDQSLIALRRILRATELYERKLAQAAGLTPAQLRVLQILAKKDHGAATPKALATQMGVSQATVTALVDKLVARAMVGRERSVKDRRQTDVVISDKGREAVSQSPDALQQRFVKSFEGLQDWEQAQLVASLERVAAMLDAHEIDASPVLTIRDIRQEGH; this is encoded by the coding sequence ATGTCCGACCCCGTTCCCGACCGAACCGATCAGAGCCTGATCGCCCTGCGCCGAATCCTGCGCGCGACCGAACTGTACGAGCGCAAGCTCGCGCAGGCCGCTGGCCTGACCCCAGCGCAGCTGCGGGTGCTGCAGATCCTTGCCAAGAAGGACCATGGCGCGGCCACGCCTAAGGCGCTGGCGACCCAGATGGGCGTCAGTCAGGCGACGGTGACGGCGCTGGTCGACAAGCTGGTCGCACGCGCCATGGTTGGGCGCGAGCGCTCGGTGAAGGACCGGCGGCAGACCGATGTGGTGATCTCGGACAAGGGCCGCGAGGCGGTGAGCCAGTCGCCCGATGCGCTGCAGCAGCGCTTTGTCAAAAGCTTCGAGGGGCTGCAGGACTGGGAGCAGGCGCAGCTGGTCGCGTCGCTCGAGCGGGTCGCGGCGATGCTGGACGCGCATGAGATCGACGCCTCGCCGGTGCTGACCATCCGCGACATCCGTCAGGAAGGCCACTAA
- a CDS encoding ectoine synthase — translation MIVRDFNELKKTDKHIADARWTSTRMLLADDGMGFSFHITVLEAGSEHTFHYKHHFESVYCMKGKGSITDIATGETHEIKPGVMYALNLHDKHILRATEELHMACCFNPPVTGTEVHREDGSYAPAEETA, via the coding sequence ATGATTGTACGCGATTTCAACGAACTGAAGAAAACCGACAAGCACATTGCCGACGCGCGCTGGACCTCCACGCGCATGCTGCTGGCAGATGACGGCATGGGCTTTTCGTTCCACATCACCGTGCTCGAAGCAGGCTCGGAACACACGTTCCACTACAAGCACCACTTCGAAAGCGTCTACTGCATGAAGGGCAAGGGCTCGATCACCGATATCGCCACCGGCGAGACCCATGAGATCAAGCCCGGCGTCATGTACGCTCTGAACCTGCACGACAAGCACATCCTGCGTGCGACCGAAGAGCTGCACATGGCCTGCTGCTTCAACCCGCCCGTCACCGGCACCGAGGTGCACCGCGAAGACGGGTCCTACGCACCGGCTGAGGAGACGGCGTAA
- a CDS encoding aspartate kinase, which yields MTHTVEKIGGTSMSRLNELRDTLLIGGREGEDLYGRIFVVSAFGGITDLLLEHKKSGQPGVYGQFANAHSGHGWHDALTEVSKAMIEAHEAVLDHPGDVEQATDFVRNRIEGARNCLIDLQRLCSYGHFQLSEHMLQIRELLSGLGEAHSAYVTVLMLQRAGVNARNVDLSGWRDDGHYTLEERITKALEGVDPASEMPIVTGYAQCTEGLMREFDRGYSEVTFSKLAALTSAREAIIHKEFHLSSADPKLVGAENVRKLGRTNYDVADQLSNMGMEAIHPKAAKTLRQAQVPLRVTNAFEPGDPGTLIDDQPAEEAAVEIVTGLDIVALEVFEQDMVGVKGYDAAILDVLTRHDVRIVSKVSNANTITHYLDSSLKTMRRVEKDLAELYPQAKISSRTLAMASVIGRDLKGLSVLTRGLQAIAEAGYESIGATQGPRNVDVQYILERDDLDPVIAALHGAFVTPQAKKLKSAA from the coding sequence ATGACCCATACCGTTGAGAAAATCGGCGGGACGAGCATGTCCCGCCTGAACGAACTGCGCGACACGCTGCTGATCGGCGGCCGCGAGGGCGAAGATCTCTACGGTCGCATCTTCGTGGTCTCCGCCTTCGGCGGCATCACCGACCTGCTGCTCGAACACAAGAAGTCGGGGCAACCCGGCGTCTACGGGCAGTTCGCCAACGCCCATTCCGGCCACGGCTGGCACGACGCGCTGACCGAAGTGTCGAAGGCGATGATCGAGGCCCATGAAGCGGTTCTCGATCACCCCGGCGACGTCGAACAGGCGACCGATTTTGTGCGCAACCGTATCGAAGGCGCGCGCAATTGCCTGATCGACCTGCAGCGGCTGTGCTCCTACGGGCACTTCCAGCTGTCCGAGCATATGTTGCAGATCCGCGAGCTGCTGTCGGGCCTCGGCGAGGCGCATTCAGCCTATGTCACCGTGCTGATGCTCCAGCGCGCCGGTGTGAACGCCCGCAACGTCGATCTTTCGGGATGGCGCGATGATGGCCACTACACCCTCGAAGAGCGCATCACCAAGGCGCTCGAAGGGGTCGATCCGGCCAGCGAAATGCCCATCGTCACCGGCTATGCCCAGTGCACCGAAGGGCTGATGCGCGAGTTCGACCGTGGCTATTCCGAGGTGACCTTCTCGAAGCTGGCGGCACTGACGTCGGCGCGCGAGGCGATCATCCACAAGGAATTCCACCTCAGCTCGGCTGACCCCAAGCTGGTGGGCGCGGAAAATGTCCGCAAGCTGGGCCGCACCAACTACGACGTGGCCGACCAGCTGTCGAACATGGGCATGGAGGCGATCCACCCCAAGGCGGCGAAAACTCTGCGTCAGGCGCAGGTGCCGCTGCGCGTCACCAACGCGTTCGAGCCGGGCGATCCGGGCACGCTGATCGACGACCAGCCGGCCGAAGAAGCCGCGGTCGAGATCGTCACCGGCCTCGATATCGTTGCGCTGGAGGTGTTCGAACAGGACATGGTTGGCGTGAAAGGCTATGACGCCGCGATCCTCGACGTGCTGACCCGTCACGATGTGCGCATCGTGTCGAAAGTGTCGAACGCCAATACGATCACCCACTATCTGGACAGCTCGCTGAAGACGATGCGCCGGGTGGAAAAGGATCTGGCGGAGCTCTATCCGCAGGCAAAGATCAGCTCGCGCACGCTTGCGATGGCCTCGGTCATCGGTCGCGACCTGAAGGGCCTGTCGGTGTTGACCCGCGGCCTGCAGGCGATCGCCGAAGCCGGCTACGAGTCGATCGGCGCCACGCAGGGCCCGCGCAACGTCGACGTGCAGTACATCCTTGAACGCGACGACCTCGACCCGGTCATCGCCGCGCTGCACGGCGCCTTCGTGACACCGCAGGCGAAGAAGCTGAAATCGGCCGCCTGA